In Blautia sp. SC05B48, a single genomic region encodes these proteins:
- a CDS encoding D-alanyl-D-alanine carboxypeptidase family protein, which produces MKNMKKRSLRRIFAGILCVGILLTGAEPCSASAPLGYDEYGDPIVTATPVPDGQSSGQAAAIMPAHSSYYSQAADTDSIDGWPKGPGIEAQAAVLMDVNTEAVLYSKNADTQLYPASITKILTTLLACENLNAKTNITVSENASTSVTAGDSSIYAAPGEEFTRDQALMAVMLQSANEMSVAVAEEVSGSVKKFTELMNWRAKLFGCKNTHFNNPNGLPDENHYTTASDMAKIAKSAWLNPLFRRYCTKRYYEIPPTNKFTEARQLLNHHKMMKNGEYYYEGVRGGKTGYTDASGNTLVTYCKRGNITLVAVILNSTSAANAYSDTASLFNYGFENFEKVDMKVSMEPVPFKVLPCDKYILKNNGNTYPFYYQTKVYVTIPKGIKKSQLNKRQAVLQNAVGPLRLKSKYYYKKQMVGWGMQYERNIVSDLLLAS; this is translated from the coding sequence ATGAAAAATATGAAAAAACGATCCCTGCGCCGGATCTTTGCCGGTATTCTCTGTGTGGGAATCCTGCTTACAGGCGCCGAGCCATGCAGCGCTTCCGCGCCTCTTGGATACGATGAATATGGTGATCCTATCGTCACTGCCACACCGGTTCCTGATGGACAGTCATCCGGTCAGGCCGCAGCAATCATGCCTGCTCACTCCAGCTATTATTCTCAGGCCGCCGACACCGATTCCATTGACGGGTGGCCCAAAGGTCCCGGCATCGAAGCACAGGCTGCAGTCCTTATGGACGTAAATACAGAAGCCGTTCTTTATTCCAAAAATGCGGACACACAGCTCTATCCTGCCAGCATCACAAAGATCCTGACTACACTGCTTGCCTGCGAAAATCTGAACGCTAAGACAAATATTACCGTATCTGAGAACGCTTCCACCAGTGTAACTGCCGGAGATTCCAGTATTTATGCGGCTCCCGGTGAAGAATTTACCAGGGATCAGGCCCTGATGGCCGTCATGCTCCAGTCCGCTAATGAAATGTCTGTCGCCGTTGCGGAAGAAGTTTCCGGTTCTGTAAAGAAATTCACAGAACTCATGAACTGGCGCGCCAAGCTTTTTGGCTGCAAGAACACACACTTTAACAATCCTAACGGTCTTCCGGATGAGAATCATTACACCACAGCCTCCGACATGGCAAAGATCGCCAAATCCGCCTGGCTAAACCCTCTTTTCCGGCGATACTGTACCAAACGTTATTACGAGATCCCGCCTACCAATAAATTTACCGAAGCCCGACAGCTGCTCAATCATCACAAGATGATGAAAAACGGCGAATACTATTATGAAGGTGTCCGTGGCGGAAAAACAGGATATACCGATGCATCCGGAAACACGCTTGTCACCTACTGCAAACGAGGAAATATAACGTTGGTAGCCGTAATCCTGAATTCTACTTCCGCGGCAAATGCTTACAGCGATACTGCTTCTCTTTTTAATTATGGTTTTGAAAATTTTGAAAAGGTGGATATGAAGGTGTCCATGGAGCCAGTCCCGTTTAAGGTACTCCCCTGTGACAAATATATCCTTAAGAATAACGGAAACACCTATCCGTTTTATTATCAGACAAAGGTTTATGTGACTATTCCAAAAGGTATCAAAAAATCACAGCTCAACAAACGCCAGGCCGTTCTTCAGAATGCTGTCGGCCCACTGCGTCTGAAAAGCAAATATTATTATAAGAAACAAATGGTCGGATGGGGAATGCAATACGAACGAAACATCGTATCAGATCTTCTCCTGGCTTCGTAA
- a CDS encoding YibE/F family protein, which yields MIIFLALILIFLVILIGGERGAMSIMTLAGNIVILFFSIMLMSAGFPVLLLILVAGAGVCYISLFYQNGNNPKTRAAFLATLLVMLLLFIPIYIITWRSGSYGLNELQISEDDFMYYYSTDLHINMLHVGIFVTVFSTLGAVIDTALSVTSSVYEVWTHKNGLTAKELTASGYQVGKEIIGTTVNTLLFAYLGGTILLFSYIQTQQYTMEIILNSQFLFQDVAVMLSGAVACLITVPVSIGCIIRQIHRTDSEEKSEVI from the coding sequence ATGATCATTTTTCTTGCATTGATTTTAATTTTTCTGGTGATCTTGATTGGCGGAGAGCGTGGAGCCATGTCAATTATGACACTGGCGGGGAATATTGTAATTTTATTTTTTTCAATTATGCTGATGTCTGCCGGTTTTCCTGTACTGCTCCTGATATTGGTGGCAGGTGCAGGTGTCTGTTATATTTCTCTGTTTTATCAGAACGGAAATAATCCAAAGACGCGGGCGGCTTTTCTGGCTACACTGCTGGTAATGTTACTTTTGTTTATTCCGATTTATATTATTACATGGAGATCAGGAAGTTACGGGTTAAATGAGCTGCAGATTTCGGAAGATGATTTTATGTATTATTACAGTACGGACCTTCATATTAACATGCTTCATGTAGGAATATTTGTAACTGTTTTCAGTACTCTTGGGGCTGTTATCGACACAGCATTATCTGTAACATCTTCTGTATATGAAGTCTGGACTCATAAAAACGGTCTGACAGCGAAAGAACTTACAGCTTCCGGCTATCAGGTTGGAAAAGAGATTATCGGAACAACGGTAAATACGTTGCTGTTTGCCTATCTTGGAGGAACTATTTTATTATTTTCATACATTCAGACACAGCAATATACCATGGAGATCATTCTTAATTCTCAGTTCCTATTCCAGGATGTTGCAGTCATGCTATCTGGTGCGGTAGCCTGCCTTATTACCGTCCCGGTATCGATCGGATGTATTATTCGACAGATTCACCGTACTGATTCGGAAGAAAAATCTGAAGTTATATAA
- a CDS encoding YibE/F family protein, with amino-acid sequence MKSCVFHKKYLLAGIYIIFVLFTCCNSRFYHTPLAKICSVTEKQTLSREGTRGSKEYYYTQKITARILNGSHKGEKITVSNEYTSSQVQTKKYHKGDTVLLSGSKESPGKTIRSVKRDGYLALLAGGLFFLLICITGKQGFYTIISLILNTVIFAYGFQAFTEGKNILNICNVIAVLFSLTTLICLNGIHRKTFSSVLSTLCVLFLIMALFEFSIYMYGDLDYSNLEYLGSMGNSADIFWADIMLTGLGAIMDVTVTISAAVGEIVRKNPSVSLRRLIHSGREIGYDIMGTMINVLLFVLASGMIPMFILKMNNDVSFITIVRYHIPYDICRFLIESIGIVLAIPVSVFIASAIMKIPSRKRSVRE; translated from the coding sequence ATGAAATCCTGCGTATTTCACAAAAAATATCTTTTAGCCGGCATATATATTATTTTTGTTCTGTTTACCTGCTGTAATTCCCGATTTTATCATACACCGCTGGCAAAAATATGTTCTGTAACAGAAAAACAGACTCTGAGCAGAGAAGGAACCAGGGGCTCAAAAGAATATTACTATACTCAGAAGATTACAGCACGGATATTAAACGGTTCGCATAAAGGGGAAAAAATAACAGTCTCTAATGAATATACATCTTCTCAGGTTCAGACCAAGAAATATCATAAAGGAGACACCGTTCTTTTAAGTGGTTCAAAGGAAAGCCCCGGAAAAACGATACGTTCTGTAAAAAGGGATGGGTATCTGGCCTTATTGGCAGGAGGATTATTTTTTCTTCTGATCTGCATTACAGGAAAGCAGGGATTTTACACGATAATATCACTGATACTGAATACGGTCATATTTGCATATGGATTTCAGGCTTTTACAGAGGGGAAAAATATTTTAAATATCTGTAATGTCATCGCAGTTCTTTTTTCACTGACTACATTGATCTGCTTGAATGGAATTCACAGAAAAACATTTTCCTCAGTTCTTTCAACACTGTGTGTTCTGTTTCTGATCATGGCATTGTTTGAATTTTCTATTTATATGTACGGAGATCTGGATTATTCCAATCTGGAATACCTTGGAAGTATGGGCAATTCTGCGGATATATTCTGGGCAGATATTATGCTGACAGGACTTGGTGCAATTATGGACGTGACGGTGACGATCAGCGCAGCAGTAGGAGAAATCGTGCGGAAAAATCCATCGGTTTCTCTGAGAAGACTGATACATTCCGGTCGTGAAATCGGATATGATATTATGGGAACCATGATAAATGTACTGTTGTTTGTTCTGGCAAGTGGCATGATTCCCATGTTCATACTTAAGATGAATAATGATGTAAGCTTTATAACGATCGTGAGATATCACATTCCATATGATATCTGTCGTTTTCTGATAGAAAGTATTGGAATTGTACTGGCAATACCGGTATCTGTTTTTATTGCTTCAGCGATTATGAAAATACCATCACGGAAAAGGAGTGTCAGAGAATGA
- a CDS encoding IS30 family transposase — protein sequence MATNNIGNHKHLTLADRAAIEHGIQIGENFTQIAQRLNKDSSTISKEIRRHLIHVPHYQDDLQKKRSECQFFHFCEKRNVCGSLSCQSLCFKCRSKRCAVYCRDFTPILCDRLKKPPYVCNNCKQIRTCSHDFYFYRAHYAHDLYNEIKVSSRSGINQTPESLEQLDQLVSPFLLKGQPLSHIYASNQHLIDCSIRTLYNYIDHGYFTAINLDLPRKVRYKKRRKTRKAPENTGYRENRTYHHFEKYLEEYPDTNVVELDVVEGAGGKSEKVLLTMLFRNCNLMLIFLLEADNRKNIREVFLWLYEQLGADLYHKLFPVILTDNGSSFKDPEIFERPGDTARLSRVFYCDPMSSWQKGKLEKNHEFIRYILPKGIGFAQLNQSKVTLIANHINSVARASLNGCTPFKLAQLLIDRKLLELCDLKDIPADQVILKPTLLKH from the coding sequence ATGGCTACTAATAATATTGGGAATCACAAACACCTTACTCTCGCTGACCGTGCTGCTATCGAACATGGTATACAGATTGGCGAAAACTTTACACAGATCGCTCAGAGGTTAAACAAGGATTCCTCTACCATCTCAAAGGAGATACGGCGGCATCTCATACATGTTCCTCATTATCAGGACGACCTACAGAAGAAACGCTCAGAATGCCAGTTCTTTCATTTCTGTGAAAAAAGAAATGTATGTGGCAGCCTTTCCTGCCAGTCATTATGCTTTAAATGCCGTTCCAAACGCTGCGCCGTGTACTGCCGTGATTTTACTCCTATACTTTGTGACAGACTTAAAAAACCACCTTACGTCTGTAATAACTGTAAACAGATCCGGACCTGTTCCCATGACTTCTATTTTTACCGTGCCCATTATGCCCATGACCTTTATAATGAGATCAAGGTTTCTTCCCGTTCCGGTATCAATCAGACTCCTGAATCGCTGGAACAATTGGATCAACTGGTTTCGCCTTTTCTCCTTAAAGGGCAGCCATTATCTCATATTTACGCTTCCAATCAACATCTTATCGATTGTTCCATCCGTACATTGTATAACTACATTGATCATGGATATTTTACTGCTATCAATTTGGACCTCCCCCGCAAAGTACGCTATAAAAAGCGTCGCAAGACCAGAAAAGCCCCTGAAAACACCGGCTACCGGGAAAACAGGACATACCATCATTTTGAAAAATATCTTGAAGAATATCCAGACACAAATGTTGTAGAGTTAGATGTTGTGGAAGGAGCTGGTGGAAAATCTGAGAAAGTCCTTCTGACTATGTTATTCCGTAACTGTAACCTTATGCTCATTTTTTTGCTTGAAGCCGATAACCGTAAAAATATCAGGGAAGTTTTCCTTTGGCTGTATGAACAGCTTGGAGCTGATCTATACCACAAGTTATTTCCTGTCATCCTCACAGACAATGGCTCCTCTTTTAAAGACCCTGAAATATTTGAACGTCCTGGAGATACAGCTCGTTTATCCCGGGTTTTCTACTGTGATCCTATGTCGTCCTGGCAGAAAGGCAAGTTGGAAAAAAACCATGAATTTATCCGTTATATCCTTCCCAAAGGTATCGGCTTCGCACAACTGAACCAGAGCAAGGTAACTCTGATAGCTAACCATATCAATAGCGTGGCAAGAGCCAGTTTAAACGGCTGTACCCCATTTAAACTGGCTCAGTTACTGATAGACAGAAAACTATTGGAACTTTGCGATCTTAAAGATATACCCGCGGATCAGGTGATATTAAAACCCACGCTGTTAAAGCACTAA
- a CDS encoding nucleoside hydrolase: MGDKIKVIMDCDPGIDDGIALAYAAAHQDELELLAVTTSAGSTRIERVTKNALELVDFYGLKVPVAGGQDRPLVKAAIYAEEFHGETGLGHCVLPEAKTEAASDNAVLFIRDILNTLPEGEQVVMIETAPMTNLALLLKVFPEIKNKIRKIVFTGGAAKGGNITPAAEFNIYADPEAAKIVFDSGIPLIMCGLDATLKCNLTRNQIMKLCQSGDQAARACGDMAGYVLENFSKYRCVASIHAAVPFMYLIHPEFFKTEKVFLDVDCSDGAGRGATLCDFRWWLHEEDEMKDMILTDADTESFQQELFEAIYSVSECRTGK; this comes from the coding sequence ATGGGAGATAAGATCAAGGTTATCATGGACTGTGATCCCGGAATCGATGACGGGATCGCACTGGCATATGCGGCAGCACATCAGGATGAACTGGAGCTGCTTGCAGTGACGACATCTGCAGGAAGTACCAGGATAGAAAGAGTGACCAAAAATGCACTGGAGCTGGTGGATTTTTACGGACTGAAGGTTCCGGTGGCAGGAGGCCAGGATCGTCCTCTTGTGAAAGCGGCAATTTATGCGGAAGAATTTCACGGAGAGACAGGGCTTGGCCATTGCGTACTGCCGGAAGCAAAAACAGAGGCTGCTTCTGACAATGCAGTGCTTTTTATCCGTGATATTCTGAATACCCTTCCGGAGGGCGAGCAGGTAGTAATGATTGAAACTGCACCAATGACTAATCTTGCACTTCTGTTGAAGGTTTTTCCTGAAATAAAGAATAAGATCAGAAAAATTGTATTTACAGGCGGTGCAGCAAAAGGCGGAAACATCACACCGGCAGCAGAATTCAATATCTACGCAGATCCGGAGGCGGCAAAGATCGTATTCGATTCCGGAATCCCACTGATCATGTGCGGACTGGATGCTACCCTGAAATGTAATCTTACCAGAAACCAGATCATGAAGCTGTGCCAGTCCGGTGATCAGGCAGCCAGAGCCTGTGGAGATATGGCCGGCTACGTACTTGAAAATTTTTCCAAATATCGCTGCGTGGCAAGTATCCATGCTGCTGTACCGTTTATGTATCTCATCCATCCGGAGTTCTTTAAAACAGAAAAAGTATTCCTGGATGTGGACTGTTCAGACGGTGCCGGACGGGGTGCCACATTATGCGATTTCCGCTGGTGGCTACACGAAGAAGATGAAATGAAAGATATGATTCTGACAGATGCAGATACAGAAAGCTTCCAGCAGGAGCTGTTTGAAGCAATTTATTCTGTTTCTGAGTGCAGAACCGGGAAATAA
- a CDS encoding PTS transporter subunit EIIC, whose amino-acid sequence MKFLQKLGKALMLPVAVLPICGILMGIGYWLCPATMQGGDIHGAANLIGLFLVKAGGALIDNMAILFAIGVGVGMSEKNDGTGGIAALASWLMLTTLLSTGFVTTIIPSIADSATKTLAFDKIANPFIGILAGIIGSTCYNKFKSTKLPDWLSFFSGKRCVAIIAGVVSIVVSVVLLFVWPLLFSALVALGKAVAGMDVVGAGIYAFLNRLLIPTGLHHALNNVFWFDTIGLGDLQHFWAGETSADVSWSLGMYMSGFFPCMMFGIPGAALAMVKCAKPAKKKIAIGLVASAAICAFICGVTEPFEFGFMFLAPGLYVIYALLYGIFTMITVALGFRAGFSFSAGAMDLLFSSSLPAAQKTWLILPLGIAAFIVFYVVFLFAIKKFDLKTPGREDDDDLEAEKNIELANDDYTAIAAKILEGCGGKENITSIDNCITRLRLEVKDITAVNDKVIKSAGVAGVIKPGKTSVQVIIGTKVQFVADAFSELCK is encoded by the coding sequence ATGAAATTTCTTCAAAAACTGGGAAAAGCGTTAATGCTTCCAGTGGCAGTACTGCCAATCTGTGGTATCCTCATGGGTATCGGATACTGGTTATGTCCGGCAACCATGCAGGGTGGAGACATTCACGGCGCAGCCAATCTGATAGGTCTGTTTTTGGTTAAGGCAGGCGGAGCGCTGATCGACAACATGGCGATCCTTTTTGCTATCGGTGTTGGTGTCGGTATGTCAGAAAAGAATGACGGAACCGGCGGAATTGCTGCACTTGCATCCTGGCTGATGCTCACAACACTTCTTTCTACAGGATTTGTTACAACCATCATTCCATCAATCGCTGACAGTGCAACAAAAACTCTTGCATTTGACAAAATTGCGAATCCTTTTATCGGAATCCTTGCCGGTATCATCGGATCTACATGCTATAACAAATTCAAGAGCACCAAGCTTCCTGACTGGCTGTCATTCTTCAGTGGCAAGCGTTGCGTAGCGATCATCGCAGGAGTGGTTTCCATTGTCGTATCTGTTGTATTACTGTTTGTATGGCCATTACTTTTCAGTGCACTTGTAGCATTAGGAAAAGCGGTTGCAGGTATGGATGTTGTTGGTGCAGGTATCTATGCATTCCTGAACCGTCTGCTGATCCCTACCGGATTACATCACGCACTGAACAATGTATTCTGGTTTGATACCATCGGACTTGGCGATCTTCAGCACTTCTGGGCAGGTGAAACTTCTGCAGATGTATCCTGGAGCCTTGGAATGTACATGTCCGGATTCTTCCCATGTATGATGTTTGGTATTCCTGGTGCAGCACTTGCAATGGTTAAATGTGCGAAACCTGCAAAGAAAAAAATCGCGATCGGTCTTGTTGCATCTGCAGCAATTTGTGCATTTATCTGTGGTGTAACTGAGCCGTTCGAGTTTGGATTTATGTTCCTTGCTCCTGGCCTCTATGTGATCTATGCATTACTTTACGGTATCTTTACCATGATCACAGTTGCTCTTGGATTCCGTGCAGGCTTCAGCTTCTCCGCCGGTGCGATGGATTTACTTTTCTCATCCTCACTTCCGGCAGCACAGAAGACATGGCTCATCCTTCCTCTTGGAATTGCAGCATTCATCGTATTCTATGTTGTATTCCTTTTTGCCATCAAGAAATTTGATCTGAAGACTCCGGGAAGAGAAGACGATGACGATCTTGAGGCAGAGAAGAATATTGAGCTTGCAAATGATGATTATACTGCTATTGCCGCAAAAATCCTTGAAGGCTGTGGCGGAAAAGAGAACATCACAAGCATTGATAACTGCATCACAAGACTGAGACTTGAGGTTAAGGATATTACAGCTGTAAATGATAAAGTGATCAAATCTGCAGGTGTTGCAGGCGTGATCAAACCTGGAAAAACTTCTGTACAGGTTATCATCGGAACCAAGGTTCAGTTTGTTGCAGATGCATTTTCTGAGCTTTGTAAATAA
- a CDS encoding 3'-5' exonuclease, translating to MNYIVFDLEWNQNPDGRRHPDSRLPFEIIEIGAVKLNEKREIVDTFQCLIKPKVYHWIHDSIHEVIHVDYHELENGIPFPRAIRRFLEWCGEEYRFFTWGDQDVMELQRNMKYYNLLKLMPGPVHYYDVQKLFSIKFEDGISRRSLEYATDYLELPKKRDFHRALADASYTARILLEIDEACMIRHPSLDVYQNPKSRDSEIYISYTDHDKFVSREFVSKERLMKDRIMVSTMCPICRCPAKRKIRWFSTNNPKVYYSLALCHEHGPVAGKIRIRKTDEGKYFGVKTLRAEDTEAADEIREKHESLRRRKMLRSQEKI from the coding sequence ATGAACTATATTGTATTTGACCTGGAATGGAACCAGAATCCGGATGGAAGAAGACATCCGGATAGTCGGCTCCCGTTTGAGATCATAGAGATCGGGGCAGTAAAATTAAATGAAAAAAGAGAGATCGTTGATACCTTTCAGTGCCTGATCAAGCCCAAAGTGTACCATTGGATCCACGACAGTATCCACGAAGTGATCCACGTGGATTATCATGAACTGGAAAACGGCATTCCTTTTCCAAGGGCGATTCGCAGATTTCTGGAATGGTGCGGGGAGGAGTATCGCTTTTTTACCTGGGGAGACCAGGATGTGATGGAACTTCAGCGCAATATGAAATACTATAATCTTTTGAAGCTGATGCCAGGGCCAGTGCATTACTATGATGTGCAGAAACTTTTCAGCATAAAATTCGAGGATGGAATATCCAGGCGTTCCCTGGAATATGCCACAGACTATCTGGAGCTTCCCAAAAAACGTGATTTTCACCGGGCACTGGCAGACGCCAGCTATACTGCCAGGATACTCCTGGAGATCGATGAAGCATGCATGATCCGTCATCCGTCCCTGGATGTATATCAGAATCCCAAATCCAGAGACAGCGAGATCTATATTTCCTATACAGACCATGATAAGTTTGTGTCCAGGGAATTTGTATCAAAGGAGCGTCTGATGAAGGATCGCATCATGGTAAGTACCATGTGTCCCATCTGCAGATGTCCTGCCAAGCGGAAAATCCGCTGGTTCAGTACCAACAATCCCAAGGTGTATTACAGCCTTGCCCTTTGCCATGAGCATGGACCCGTTGCCGGAAAGATCAGGATCCGAAAAACGGATGAGGGAAAATATTTCGGGGTGAAGACCCTGAGAGCAGAAGATACAGAAGCGGCGGATGAGATCCGTGAAAAGCACGAATCTCTCCGCCGCAGGAAAATGTTACGAAGCCAGGAGAAGATCTGA
- a CDS encoding PTS sugar transporter subunit IIA produces the protein MLKFFKGKDKGNLIYAPCRGRVVPLAEVPDPVFADKVLGDGFAVIPADGRIYAPADGEVAMVFDTLHAVTLTSTQGAEILIHIGLDTVTLKGEPFKAHVAAGDKVKKGDLLIEADLDKIEKAGLNTIIPVLICNTDDYGKISLQKEGDVSADEAVLKLS, from the coding sequence ATGTTGAAATTTTTTAAAGGAAAAGATAAAGGAAATTTAATTTATGCACCCTGCAGAGGAAGAGTGGTTCCCCTTGCAGAGGTTCCGGACCCTGTTTTTGCGGATAAGGTACTGGGTGACGGTTTTGCAGTGATCCCGGCAGACGGCAGGATATATGCTCCGGCAGACGGTGAAGTGGCAATGGTATTTGATACTCTTCATGCAGTTACGCTGACAAGCACTCAGGGAGCGGAAATACTGATACATATCGGACTGGATACAGTCACACTTAAGGGCGAACCCTTTAAAGCGCACGTTGCAGCAGGTGACAAGGTTAAAAAGGGTGATCTTCTGATAGAGGCTGATCTGGACAAAATCGAGAAAGCCGGTTTAAATACAATTATCCCGGTTCTGATCTGCAACACAGATGATTACGGAAAGATAAGCCTCCAGAAGGAGGGGGATGTTTCGGCGGATGAAGCCGTCCTCAAGCTTTCATGA
- a CDS encoding Hsp20/alpha crystallin family protein, with translation MLMPSIFGEDLFDDFMGYPAGRQAAANAYPQVKDMMKTDIRDVDGNYELEIDLPGFKKEDVKIQLKNGYLNIQATREEKKDEKDDKGKYVRRERYTGTCNRSFYVGSSIKHEDIHAKYENGILYVTFPKEETKKEAEEKKFVSID, from the coding sequence ATGTTAATGCCAAGTATTTTCGGAGAAGATTTATTTGATGATTTTATGGGATATCCTGCAGGCCGTCAGGCAGCTGCCAATGCTTATCCTCAGGTGAAGGATATGATGAAGACAGATATCCGTGATGTAGATGGCAATTATGAACTGGAGATCGATCTTCCGGGATTTAAGAAAGAGGATGTGAAGATCCAGCTGAAGAATGGTTATCTGAACATTCAGGCAACCAGAGAAGAGAAGAAGGACGAGAAGGATGATAAAGGTAAATATGTTCGCAGAGAACGTTATACAGGAACCTGCAACAGAAGCTTTTATGTAGGCTCGAGCATTAAGCATGAAGATATCCATGCGAAATATGAGAACGGAATCCTTTATGTAACCTTCCCGAAGGAAGAGACCAAGAAAGAAGCAGAAGAGAAGAAATTTGTTTCTATTGATTGA